The Theobroma cacao cultivar B97-61/B2 chromosome 2, Criollo_cocoa_genome_V2, whole genome shotgun sequence genome includes the window TCCCATCAAACATAGCCTTAAATTCTGATGTTCCCATTACTACTTTCAAGTGTTCATATATGAATATGTATGTGTATGCGCGTGGGTTTTATCAAAGTAGCTAGTTGATGAAAGAgttacaattaaaaatatataggtCATATGCTgtacaaataatttatttttatgcaaTGGCAGAAGAAGCCTGCAGccataaaaaaattgactGAAGCCCCGACCAAGCTGATCAAGTCAGAAAGCGACAATCTATATATTTCAGATTGAAGACTAGCATCATCAGTTTCTCCACTACCCCAATTTCACCATGGCTTCAAAGTTAGATCAGcttcattttgttttgataCCCTTAATGTCCCCTGGCCACCTTTTACCGATGACAGACATGGCAAGACTGTTGGCAGAACATGGCGTGATTGTTTCGATTGTTACCACACCCCTTAATACCATAAGATTCAAGTCCACCATTGAACGTGCTGTTGAGTCTGGTCTCCACATTCGACTTCTCCAACTCCAATTTCCATCAGATCCGCTTGGCTTGCCAGAGGGGTGTGAAAACATGGACCAGCTTCCTTCCCGTGACTTGATCAAGAACTTTTTCAAGGCTGCTAGCATGCTACAGCAACCATTTGAGCAACTCTTCAATGAATTACAACCCCGGCCTAGCTGCATAATATCCGGTAAGAATCTACCTTGGACAGTTGACACTGCTCTCAAGTTTAATGTTCCAAGGATTTTCTTTGATGGAATGGGTTGCTTTTCTTTCTCCTGTACTCATAATTTAGAGGTTTCTAAGGTGCATGAAACTATGTCTAAGTTTGAGTCCTTTTTGGTACCTGGCTTGCCTCATCGAATAGAATTAACAAAAGCTAAGTTGCCTGAAAATCTCAATCCTGGCTCAAATGATTTGACAAATATGCGTAGTAACATTAGAGCAGTTGAGCTAATAGCTGACGGAATTGTGGTCAATACTTTTGAAGAACTAGAGAGTGAATATGTCAAAGAATATAAATCAGTTAAAGGAGACAACGTTTGGTGTATTGGCCCGCTTTCAGCTTGCAACAAGTTGAATTCAGACAAAGCCGAGAGAGGTCAAAAGGCCTCAATAGATGACAACCAGTGCTTGAAGCCCTGGCTTGACTCAAAGAAACCTGGCTCAGTAATTTATGCCTGTCTTGGTAGCATATCTGGCCTCACAACTTGGCAACTCGTGGAGCTTGGTTTAGGCCTGGAAGCGTCAAACCAGGCATTTATATGGGTTATAAGAGGAGGCAAAAAATCAGAAGGATTAGAGAAGTGGATTGCGGAGGAAGGTTTTGAAGAAAGGGTTAAAGATAGAGGNATGAGgatatttttagaacaaaaattaaaattctcttatatttttaaaagaagagaaggaaaagCTCCTATGTCCTTAAGCTCCTGTgtccttaagctctttttttcaaaaatttatttttttaaaagaaaattattcttttaagagtttttcaaaatttatgtttggtttgatttttacttttaaaagataaataagctaaaaaaaatcagaccAAATAAGCATTAAGTTGGGAAGAGGTGTTGGTAATAAAAGAGAGAGTCAGGTTAAAACTCAACTTCCACCTAGTTATGcctttttaattgaattgtCATGGTAGGTGAGCACAGTTCGAttcctttttataaattttaaaaattatatataaaattttgttatcattatccaaatcaccatatataaaatttattttttgttttttattgttaaattGTTATGAGATATTTTAGTTCCATTGAAATGACGTATAAAATACTCAAATAAAagtattattaaattaaaaactatatttttgttaattgaaaaaaattattttatgatataattgtaaaatgtaattcataatataatcacattattgattatttaaataaaaagtgttaattaatatttaatttcaagatttaaaatgttaatattaatttgatttttgataaaattaattgaaaaatgctTCAACACTCGAGTTAtgcattattttattgaaaggcgcttccaaatcatttttataatacttttttaatttctccaATGCGTACAATTGACAAAATTGATTATATTTATGTCGATGTGTattaatattcaataaaatataaaaattaataaaaaaaatgtacaaaatttaatttagaaaaataaaccAGCAGCATCGTGCGGGttcatttttagttttatataataatagtaTAGTATCTTACAAAATCACTTTAACTTTTACTATATCAGAACATTTTTAATCtgcgaaaaaaaaaagctgagAAATTACGTTAGTTTCACATATAGATTTATTATTggataattttctttccacaagaacaaagaaattaattccacaaatataagaaaatatatggATGCATGTTATATTACAAAagaattcattaatatatttcatttaccTTAAATGTCATttcaaatatgaaaatgtaTTCATaaatgaattacaataattcaatatttaaGCACATAATTTTATAAGCTCAGTTAGGTTTAAGTCTGACTAGATTAAGGTTAGTACTATTCTAGCTAGGACAAGCAATTCAATGGAAGCTTCGATAGGCAATGGTAGCCTATTGTTAAAGTGGTAATGTAGTCCTTtcagctaaaattaaaaacagaaAAGGCTGATTAATTTATTGCGAAGGCTGCTTTTGGCCACAGCAGAGTCTAGGGTGGCGGCGGAAACGTGCATAAGGAAGAAATGAAACGTGGTTGTGATTAAAATCCTTAGCGTGGATCGACTGCGTTCCTAAGAACAGGCCAAGCGAATTGATATTTTACTAataattctcttttcttttcttttttaaatcttttttttaagtttatcGACGTAAGAAGGATTaggatttttatttatttgggtGTGTGATCAAGAAAACTAGTTATTGCATCCCAACTTTCCCAAAGTACTTATGAGTTTATTCCATTTAAAGATTCATGATTTTAcatcaatttattttgaatcaaataaatttttattgaaagtagaaacaaaataaaaatgatcttattattattattattattattattatcattattattattattattggataaacaaaataagatGCTTATGTTATGTAGTTATCATATTTCACCccctttatatttttattatttaatttttatattctttatatgtatatattacatatttttaagtagttaaatttatatatttatattatatttgaaGAGTTGAAACTTATTATGCTgggattatttttttattttatatatcctttttaaatttatattaaatttggcatatcaaaattcatataaaacactTTTATTCCATATAAAATTATGGGAATTATTCCATTTCAAATGTCAAACCATTTAGCGAAATTTTAAAGTAATATCGCTTAGCTTTTGTGCTCCACATAAGTTAATTAGCCACTATACAACTAATACTTCCAAATAcacattaaatatataaaagatgaTAATTAATGTTAATGCATGCTATTGGAACTTAATTAACAAATGCGAAGATTGTTATTTTGATACGCGACTAATCTGGTGGGGTTTATGATTGACTAACTCAGACTTAACCAGAAAAGGTTTGACTCATTTCTCCTTGCATGGAGGCAAACTTTgctttaaaaaagaatttatgggAGGCCAGATCCTTAACATGGCAAAAGGCCGTTTTCTGATGCCACAGGCGTCTGCTAGTGATCCCTTTGGATGATTTGATTCTTTATTCTTTGCCGCTTAACTGACTGAGTTAACTAAGCTACCTTAAGGAATTTGTTTGAAAGCTCTAAATGACTATAACACTGCTCAATCTTGTCAATTCTgattcatcatcatctttaaaaacaaaattttttctgATGCACAAGTTCCATCAAAAATGACAAGTGCAGAACATATTCAAGAATCTGAACTCACGAGAAAACTGTGCATGTTTTCCTATAATAACCATTAAGAAATAACGAAAAGGACTTAAAAACTCATGCTAGAAGAAacatatgatttttatttctaaaggTGTTGAATTGGGTATATCTCACTCCTGTTTCCAGCTTTAAGATGTCATTAATTGCAAATTCATACATGTGTGTgcattaaaataaagaaaataaaaatttttatgttaaaagttagaatttataaaacaatagAGAGAGAATTAAACTAGGAGAGTGATACATAGGTATAAAGTTCTTTTATATGTATTTTGTGAaggcaaaatttcaaaaacaaaaaaaaggcaTGAGCAAGTTAATGGACCGGAAAGATAACAACTCAACTTCTTATATTTGtaccaaaaaaatttcattccTATATTATTTTGGTAATGAAGATACAAGTTTATGTATTTAAAGGGTTGTTAAATGACTCtttgataataatattaatttattaatttagtcCAATTCTGAATTTAATCCTTCTATCATACGAAAATATTAGATATAATCTCTCcactataatttatataaattaagttTCAGTAATTCAAAAATCTGTTAATTTCGATCCAATAGTTAACACCATTAGAATTTTGCTGTTAAATAGGTTGATGCGGATAGATGGAGGTCGTGCAAATCTCCGGGTTGTTTTGGGGATGTACAAGTTGTGATGGGAG containing:
- the LOC18598078 gene encoding UDP-glycosyltransferase 73C3 — protein: MASKLDQLHFVLIPLMSPGHLLPMTDMARLLAEHGVIVSIVTTPLNTIRFKSTIERAVESGLHIRLLQLQFPSDPLGLPEGCENMDQLPSRDLIKNFFKAASMLQQPFEQLFNELQPRPSCIISGKNLPWTVDTALKFNVPRIFFDGMGCFSFSCTHNLEVSKVHETMSKFESFLVPGLPHRIELTKAKLPENLNPGSNDLTNMRSNIRAVELIADGIVVNTFEELESEYVKEYKSVKGDNVWCIGPLSACNKLNSDKAERGQKASIDDNQCLKPWLDSKKPGSVIYACLGSISGLTTWQLVELGLGLEASNQAFIWVIRGGKKSEGLEKWIAEEGFEERVKDRGMR